In a genomic window of Mesotoga sp. Brook.08.105.5.1:
- a CDS encoding SMC family ATPase yields the protein MRITSIDLENFRSHSRYSETFEKGINLILGRNGSGKSSIIEAIGLALFGGGLRDKQEDAIKWNERRSKITVAFLADDGLEYRVEKVFGTGSSHELHQGELLIARGKENVIEKIRIICGLQGDISKTFENVIVAFQNRIADQFLGSPAARRDYFNRVFQVDLYRKISTDFMRSYLTDLRSENEALEREIAFMEQQLERKTEVEERVKTLSEDLSRAREELKSLEDALKKVKAERLRLEEIKGELSSKRGQFEQQLKSLRDEAASLKGNLRQRERAVEAREIVDKSRDGHDLYERLLEKENALSAEKRRLEGLGERSAAIEKRIAELQTEVARSSGALSNSEERLEESEKQFEELKKEREELRREMEAAELEAGKRREAYNLCLSRKEAFKVILEEYRKPERRLAALEDLLRSLGKLEGSEELNERLAKIDSSIERAKQEVLLLEKLNEACVSKASRRKALEEYRGSLAVGICPLLDEKCKNIENRSDYEGYIEGLINELASGERELSKKIAEVKESPSRLGKLAEERALALKAIEETDKKLKEKADLEKEKLDLEERAKSFLLQLSTISGKSGEIDEMSESVEKEVGNASTELELQKKHISTLKNQIEERDSRLEEVKSKIKSLNELKKKTEEELASRSTEIDAQKSIVKEFAEELGKLPGLRAEIEEIRRAMVLNKNDYERFNKHVTLAGYLEEYSGLCRASLERCRKKAAGVTGLRKEIIALEKSFDYCRLEEVKRNETKAEESYALKRDETISIGRDIVSLRADLKNFAEMEEKKKLKKRAGEKTSRKIKLGEMIRDNLNLTGERITAGFRDAIERKATLDYQRISGTEESIRWNEDYEVSVKASEYGDGSVRSFSNLSGGEQVLVSLCLRAAMTGVLSGARFAVFDEPTSNLDKERKELLAHSLRELFGELDQSIIVTHDDVFSEMAQKVIRLNGRNEDESL from the coding sequence CGAAACCTTCGAGAAGGGAATAAACCTCATCCTTGGAAGAAACGGCTCGGGGAAATCATCGATAATCGAAGCTATCGGACTGGCCCTCTTCGGAGGTGGACTGCGCGACAAACAGGAAGACGCAATCAAGTGGAACGAGAGAAGATCGAAAATTACCGTGGCTTTTCTGGCCGACGACGGTCTGGAGTACAGGGTCGAGAAAGTCTTCGGCACCGGTTCAAGTCACGAGCTGCATCAGGGGGAACTTCTCATTGCCCGCGGGAAGGAAAACGTGATAGAGAAAATCAGAATTATCTGTGGTCTTCAGGGAGACATCTCGAAGACATTCGAGAACGTGATAGTAGCTTTTCAGAATAGAATCGCCGATCAGTTTCTCGGCAGTCCTGCTGCGAGAAGGGACTATTTCAACAGGGTCTTTCAGGTCGACCTTTACAGGAAGATCTCAACGGATTTCATGCGCAGTTATCTCACCGACCTGAGGAGTGAGAACGAAGCTCTTGAGAGAGAGATCGCCTTCATGGAGCAGCAACTGGAGAGAAAGACAGAAGTTGAAGAGAGGGTGAAGACTCTCTCGGAGGACCTCTCCAGGGCAAGAGAGGAACTGAAGTCTCTGGAAGATGCCCTCAAGAAAGTCAAAGCAGAGAGACTGCGTCTCGAGGAAATCAAAGGAGAGCTCTCTTCGAAGAGAGGACAGTTTGAGCAGCAGCTGAAGTCGTTGAGGGACGAAGCTGCTTCGCTGAAAGGCAATCTGAGGCAAAGAGAGAGGGCGGTCGAGGCCAGAGAAATCGTTGACAAAAGCAGGGACGGCCACGATCTCTATGAGAGATTACTGGAGAAAGAAAATGCTCTAAGCGCCGAAAAAAGAAGACTGGAAGGCCTTGGCGAGCGTTCGGCGGCCATTGAGAAGAGAATCGCTGAACTGCAGACGGAAGTTGCCCGGTCAAGCGGAGCGCTCTCGAATTCAGAGGAAAGACTGGAAGAGAGCGAGAAGCAATTCGAGGAACTGAAAAAGGAACGAGAAGAGCTAAGAAGAGAGATGGAAGCGGCGGAACTCGAGGCGGGCAAGAGGCGGGAAGCCTACAACCTGTGTCTTTCGAGAAAAGAGGCGTTTAAGGTAATCCTCGAAGAATACAGGAAGCCTGAGCGACGGCTGGCCGCGCTTGAGGATCTCTTAAGGAGCCTTGGAAAACTGGAAGGTTCTGAGGAACTCAATGAAAGGCTGGCGAAAATCGATAGCAGTATAGAAAGAGCGAAACAGGAAGTCCTTCTCCTTGAAAAACTGAACGAGGCCTGTGTCAGCAAGGCTTCCCGGAGAAAGGCGCTTGAAGAATACAGAGGCTCTCTCGCCGTTGGCATCTGTCCGCTCCTGGATGAGAAATGCAAGAACATCGAAAATAGAAGTGATTATGAAGGATACATCGAAGGTCTTATAAACGAGCTTGCCTCCGGTGAAAGAGAGCTCTCGAAAAAGATTGCAGAAGTGAAGGAGAGCCCGTCGAGGCTAGGCAAACTGGCGGAAGAGAGGGCTCTTGCCCTCAAAGCGATAGAAGAGACAGATAAGAAACTTAAGGAAAAGGCTGATCTAGAAAAAGAGAAGCTTGACCTTGAAGAGAGAGCGAAGAGCTTCCTCCTTCAGCTCTCGACGATTTCAGGAAAGTCCGGAGAGATCGACGAGATGAGCGAGAGTGTAGAAAAAGAGGTTGGAAATGCCTCCACAGAGCTCGAACTTCAAAAGAAACACATTTCCACGCTCAAGAACCAGATTGAAGAAAGGGATTCGCGTCTGGAAGAAGTCAAGAGCAAGATCAAATCACTCAACGAACTGAAGAAGAAGACGGAGGAAGAACTCGCTTCCCGGTCGACCGAAATCGATGCTCAGAAAAGCATTGTTAAGGAATTTGCGGAGGAACTTGGAAAGCTTCCCGGATTGAGAGCGGAGATTGAAGAGATTCGCAGAGCGATGGTTCTTAACAAAAACGATTATGAAAGATTCAACAAACATGTGACTCTTGCGGGCTATCTCGAGGAGTACTCAGGCCTCTGCCGGGCCTCGCTCGAAAGATGCAGAAAGAAGGCGGCTGGAGTGACCGGCCTCAGAAAAGAGATTATTGCTCTTGAAAAGAGCTTCGATTATTGCCGTCTAGAAGAAGTGAAGAGAAATGAGACAAAGGCCGAAGAAAGTTATGCTCTCAAACGAGACGAAACAATATCCATCGGCAGAGACATAGTCTCTCTGCGGGCAGATCTGAAGAACTTCGCAGAGATGGAAGAAAAGAAGAAGCTCAAGAAGAGAGCCGGCGAAAAAACTTCCAGAAAAATCAAACTCGGAGAGATGATTAGAGACAATCTCAATCTCACCGGAGAGAGAATAACCGCCGGATTTCGGGACGCGATAGAGCGAAAGGCGACCCTAGACTACCAACGAATATCCGGGACCGAAGAGTCAATAAGATGGAACGAAGATTACGAAGTTTCCGTCAAAGCATCCGAATACGGCGACGGTAGCGTCAGAAGTTTCTCAAATCTCTCCGGTGGGGAGCAGGTGTTGGTCTCTCTTTGTCTGAGAGCCGCAATGACGGGGGTCCTCAGCGGAGCGAGATTTGCCGTCTTCGATGAGCCGACATCGAATCTCGACAAAGAGAGAAAAGAACTTCTTGCCCATTCTCTCAGAGAGCTCTTTGGTGAACTCGATCAATCAATAATAGTTACTCACGATGACGTCTTCTCTGAAATGGCTCAGAAGGTAATACGACTGAACGGCAGGAATGAAGACGAATCTCTTTGA